The genomic region ATCATCATGTCGTTGCAGCGCCTTTCAAGTGGTAGCACTCCTGAAGATCTTGCCAATGCGGTCAGGCAGGATGGTGGGGCGATCGTCAAGAACTTTCTCGATTCCGATTTGCTCGCGCGAATCCAGCGTACGCTCTTCGACACGCTCGAGTCCGCTCCGAACGGAGTGGACGATTACTTCGCCGGGACACAGACGCGTCGCGTCTCGCGCCTCTTCGCGCGTACCGACTGGATGGCCGAGGTTGCGTTGCACCCGCTCTATCTGGGTGCGGCGCGCAGCATCCTGCAGACGCCGATCAAGATCTGGAGCGGCGAAAACCAGGTCGATGTCGCGCCCGATATTCAGGTGGGGGTGACGCAAGCGATCCAGATCCTGCCGGGTCAGGGCCTTCAGCCGTTGCATCGTGACGATTCCGTATGGCTCTGGCGGCACCCGAACTATGGGCGCGAGGCCCGGTTCCAGGTGATGGTGGCCGTATCGGACTTCACGGCGGAAAACGGCGCCACGCTCGTCATCCCGGGTAGCCACAAGTGGGACGACGAGCGCATGCCCACGCAGGAGGAAGCCATTCCCGCGACCATGTCGGCCGGCGATGCGCTGTTCTTCATCGGCTCCACCTATCACGGCGGCGGGAAGAACACCAGCGATGCCCCGCGCACCGGCCTGACGATGTCGTATGACCTGGCGATCCTCCGGCAGGAAGAAAACCAGTACCTCACGCTGCCCATCGAGCGCGTGAAGCGCTATCCGGAAGAGCTGCAGCGCCTGCTCGGCTGGACGTACGGCACCACGTTTGCCGGCTTCGTCGAGCGCAACGGTCAAATGTCGGATCCGAACGACCTGTTGAAGATGAAGGATTTCCTCGAGGTCGGGCATTTCGATTAACGCACGGGTTGGGTGGTGGAATCCTGGCCCGGTTTTCACGTGGAAATCGGGCGATTCCATCATCTGGAGGCATCGTGGTCGCTCGACGGGATGCCTGGATCGGTGCACAGCGAGCCGTTCAGATAGTGCGATTTTTCGGTTGGATGCAGCAGTCTTCGAAACAGTGCCGGTATGAATGCGAGCAAGAGGGCGATTCGATGCCACGCCGCGATCTCGCATTCGTGCAAACGACAAGGAGTCGATCGTGAGTGTCGAAATCAAGGGAATCCGAAAAATCGCGCTGCTTTATACAGGAGCCGTGGTCTGGACGCCCACCTACCTGCTCCCATTCAGCATCGAGGAATCGATGGCACGGTTCGGGCTGTCCGAAAGCACCGCCGGTTGGCTCGCGTCTGCGGTGCTGCTCTGTCTTTCGCTTTCCATCATCGTTTTCGGTCGTCACACGGCGACGTTGAACAAGAGGACGGGCGCGCTCGCTGCGGCAGCGCTTGCCGTCCTGTCGACGTGTGCGATGTTTTCACATAATTTCCATGTATTCGTCGCCGCGAAGCTGGTTCTCGGCGCCGCGTTGGGCGTCAGCTGCGTGTGCGCGTATGGGGTGATTGCACACGTCAAGCACCCGGAGAAGGTCGCGGCGCAAGTCGCCGTTGCGATGGCCATCATATTTTCCTGTGCGATGTACGTCGTACCGATCCTGAATGTGAAGATGGGTCATATCGGGGTGGATGCCGTCCAGCTCGCCGTGGTCGTGGCGGCGCTGTTTTTCGGCGCGTTCATGCATCCCGCCGTCAACGCAAGCGAGGAAGCGGTCGCGAAGGACGCCATCAAATCCAGTGACGTCCGAGGGATGCTGATCAGCGCATTCTTCATCTACGTCTCGCAGACGGCCCTCATGGGATTTGCCGCTGAGGTTGCTGCGACCCGGGGCGTCGAAGCGGAGCAACTCGGCATGCTGTTCATGCTCAATGCGGCCCTCCAGTTGCCGGTGGGGGTGGCGGTCAACTGGCTGGGCGATCGCTTTGGCCTGTTCAAGCCGATCGCCCTTGGGCTCGCGCTGTTGATCGCATGCAGCCTGGGCATGTATTGCGTGGGCGGCAAGTGGGCGTTTCTCGTGTCGACGGCGCTCGTCAGTGCCGGTGCCACGCTGGTGGCTCCTTATATGGTGGCGGCACTTTCACAAATGGATGCCAGCGGAAGAAGCACCGCGACCTGTGCGTCGGCAATCAATCTCGGCCTGGCAGTGGGCCCCGCGATTGCGGGCACGGTGTTCAGCGTGGCCGGTTTGCGCGCGGTCGGCTGGCTCTCCGTCGGGTTGCTGGTGGTGCCGATGTTTCTGGCCAGCGTGGCGATCCGGCAGTTCAAGGCAAAACATGCCGAAGCCGCGGTCGCCTGACGTGCGCGGTGAAGCGATCAACCGAGCGTGGCCGCACTGACCGCACCGGTACCTGGGCGGCGCCAGCATGCCTGACATGCCAGTGCGGAGCAGGCATCTCCCGGAAGCGTCCTCTCGCGTCGACAGGCAGCGCAAAAAAACTGCCGTGAACGTGGATGACGAACATGACGGCAGACAAATATCTCGACGATCACGGAGTTTTTTCATGGAACTCAAATTCTATCTTTATTGCCTGGCTGATCTCGCGTTGATCGTGACTTCGTTCATTTGTGCCGTGAAGTATTTCGGGAAGCGCAACGGCCTTCTCGGATTCGAGTCGCTGGTCGTGACGTTCTCGGCAACGAATTTGATGATCAATGCGTTGACCGGCAAGGCGATCTTTTTCAGTATCTCGCTTTTCTGCGACGCGTTTTCAAGAGGCTTCGGCGTGCCGATCATCATCGTTGCGGGCATGATGTCGGTTACGCATCGATATAAACCATCGATGGTCGGCGACGTGTTGTATGCGGTGGGGGCGCTGGTGGGGACGGTTATTTTGTGGACCGCGGATTTCATGGTTGGACCCAAGCCGTATTTCTATCTGGTGATGTGGTCGTTGTTCTCGCTTTACCTCATTTACGTTGTCAAGAAACTGGCGAATGCCGGAGAGTATCGTAATGCTGCAGGTGTGATCCTGACACTCGTATCCACACAGATTATTGCGAGCGTCTACGACTTTTACCCTATCCCTGGCGACGGCGATCATATGATTTTCTATATATTTGCATTGCTTTCTTGGTCTTATATGTCGGTTTCGTTGTATTACGCCTATTGTGCGCTGGAACGGGTGCAGGAAAAGGAAGGGAATCTGATTCGAGGTTATACCCTTGGTCCCCTGGAGCGAAAGCCGCAGTAATTGTCGCGTTCCTGCGGGAATATGTTTGATTCTTCATGCGAGAGATCGGATATGGCTACCTTGATCGTGAGTTATCCCGCTGTAGCGGGTATGGAATTTGACCGCGAGTACTATCTCGCCACCCACGTGTCGCTCGTACGGGCGGCGTGGGGCGAATGTGGGCTGCAGTCGGTGGAGGTGCTGTTTCCGGCGCCGGGTCCGCAACCTTTTGCCTGCGTCACGCTATTGCGTTTCAGCGATCAGGCTGGAATCGACGCCGCGCTGGCTTCGGCCAGAACAGCCGAGGTGGTCGGCGATGTGCCGAACTTCACCAACGTTCAACCGGCGATCTTCCGCGCCGGCGACTGACCGAGTCGTCGTCGACCGAACCTGGTCTACGAGGGCAAGAGGGTCTGAGGCAAAGTGTCCGCGTGGACCCATGCACTCGGGCCTTGACGACGAAGAAACAAGACCTTCGAAGCAGAATGCCGGCCGGCCACGGACGGGATGACCGACCGGAACTTGACGAAGACGCGGTTCGGGAGTGGATCGCGCCTTGCCTGAAGCCGCACCTGTCGATTGCCCGCGCGGCCGCTCAGGGTTTTGACGCCGGGCGAATGCGCTCGGCAATACAGCCTTCGGCCGCAGGCCGAAGGCTCATCCAGCATCCGGCATCAACGCTGCACGGTGTCCAGGATATCCAGGCGGCTCACTGCCACCGCCTTCTGCTTGATCGCGCCAAACGCCGTTTCGGTCGCCTCGAGCGTACGCGCGATGTCTTCGTCGGTATGGCTCGCCGTAAAGAACATGTTGTGCCACGGGTGGAGATAGGCGCCATTCTTGATGACTTCCGACGTCCACGCCCGCCCGCGCGACACGAGCTCGTCGTCACCCGCGAACAGCATCTGGGGCATGACGCTCGGCCCGGTCTGCTTGAGTTCGAAGCCATGCCGCTCGGCTTGCTCGGCGAGGCCCGCACGCAGCTTGTCCGCCAACCGCCTGGTGTGTTCGAGGTAGTCCGTTTCTCGTACCAGGCGCAGCGTTTCGATGGCCGCGGCCATCGGCACGGCCGAGAGCCAGTAGGAGCCCGTGACGAAAATGTTCGTTGCAGCCTCGCGTGCCTTGTCCGAACCGAGCACCGCCGCGATCGCATAGCCGCCGCCGATGGCCTTGCCCCAGCAGCTGAGGTCCGGGTGCACGCCCCAGTCCGACCATGAACAATCACGCGACAGGCGCAGCCCCGTGCGGACCTCGTCGACGACCAGAAGCGCTTCCTGCTCGTCCGCGAGGCGACGGCATTCCTTCGCGTACTCGATCGACGGGAAGAACTGATCGTAGAGCACTTCGTGCCGGAACGGCGTCGCGTAGATGGCCGCTACGTCACCGTCGACGCTCTTGACGGCGGCATTGAGGCTCTCGAGATCGTTGTACTCGAAGTAGACGACGTGAGCGCGGTCTTCCTTGGTGATCCCCGTCGTATAGGGCACGTTCCACGGGGACGCACCATGGTACGTGCCGCGCGCAACGAGAATCTTCCGTTTCTCGCGATACGCGCGCGAGATCACCATGGCCATCGACGTGGCGTCCGAGCCGTTCTTGCAGAACATTGCCCAGTCGGCGTGGCTGACCTGTTGCGTGAGCGCCTCGGCAAGCTGAACCATCACCTCGCTGGGGCCCGTCGCCGTGTCGATCTTCTGCAACTGGAGGGCCGCGGCTTGCTCGATCCGCTCGTTGCCGTAGCCGAACAGGTTCGTGCCGTAGCCACATACGTAGTCGATGTACTGGTTGCCGTCGACGTCCCAAAGATGGGTACCTTTCGCTTTTGCGAAGTACAGCGGGAAATCTTCCGTCAAATACTTGACGCTCTGGTGACCGTACATCCCGCCCGGGATGACCTTTTCGGCTCTTGCGAACCACTCGTTCTTCCTTGCCAGCCTGTCCATGCTCGACTCCTTGTGAAAAATTCGTTCCCGGAACGTCAGATCCGATATCAAGTCTTTTGACTGAGTCATTTGACCAATTATTCGAACCCCTGGAATGTTGGGGAATGCCGCATCCGAAATCTCGCGTCTCGTCGTTGGATCGACGCGCCGACCAACTTCGCTCCGCGAATGCAGCCTCGCTGCGTTACGCGCCTGGGTGTCTGTCGTCGCCTCATGAGACTTGGTCATTTGACCGAGTCTAGTGTCCATAAATGTCGTCCAGACGGAAATTGGCGTTTTCCACTAGTGCTGCACGGCAGTGGATCAACGTCATGCCGGGCATGCCACGGCGATGGGGGAGGAGGCGTGCGGCGGCAGTTCGGCGGCATGCGCTGTGCGGCGTCGCCATCTGATCCGCATGATGGAAATCCCCGCTCAACCTGTCGAGCAGGGATGCAGGGCGATCAACGCGGGGATGGGGGCGAGGGGCGATGGCGGTGGGCTTCCGCAAGCAGATTTCGCTGCGGGAGACAGCGGTGTGAGCAGGCGTGTCCAGGCGCACGGTGCGCGCATGGCAGGGGCAGACTGATCTATGCAGTCGGAGCATCCGAAGCGCGAGCAATACGCTACGCGGATCGCGTTCGATACGATCCGCGCGCGAGGCTACGCCGGCATGTTCGATCTTTCCGGATGGCGCCTATTGGCTCGAGTCGTAGTGCTCGATATGGTAGAGAACCATGAATCCCGGGCTGAGTACGAGAAGTAACCCGGCAACGAGGGAGATTGCGACAAATAAACGCTTCACCATGATCACGCTCCTGAGTTGGATGAGGTGCAATAGAAAGTCGATTCTTGAGGGCCATCCCCGGAAAGGCGCGCAATCCCCGCATTGTTCTCAAGATCGCAACGCGATTCGTCAGGTCGATCTTCATGGGGTGTTTCGCTGGCGATGATGCTGTCGTGGCCCGCGCATGTGCATCACGGAATCCGTGGAGGAGGATCCCCTTCCCGGACGGATGCAGGCGTCTGTTCGTGGCTCAGAGGCCGAGATGCGTCGCGATATCGTCGTAGTCGACTTGCCACAGGCCCGGCGTGCCGGCCGGATATTGCGAGCGGAAGCCGATGATTCGCTGAACGCGTTTCGACAGGCGTCGTA from Burkholderia sp. HI2500 harbors:
- a CDS encoding phytanoyl-CoA dioxygenase family protein — its product is MSLQRLSSGSTPEDLANAVRQDGGAIVKNFLDSDLLARIQRTLFDTLESAPNGVDDYFAGTQTRRVSRLFARTDWMAEVALHPLYLGAARSILQTPIKIWSGENQVDVAPDIQVGVTQAIQILPGQGLQPLHRDDSVWLWRHPNYGREARFQVMVAVSDFTAENGATLVIPGSHKWDDERMPTQEEAIPATMSAGDALFFIGSTYHGGGKNTSDAPRTGLTMSYDLAILRQEENQYLTLPIERVKRYPEELQRLLGWTYGTTFAGFVERNGQMSDPNDLLKMKDFLEVGHFD
- a CDS encoding EthD family reductase, giving the protein MATLIVSYPAVAGMEFDREYYLATHVSLVRAAWGECGLQSVEVLFPAPGPQPFACVTLLRFSDQAGIDAALASARTAEVVGDVPNFTNVQPAIFRAGD
- a CDS encoding aminotransferase class III-fold pyridoxal phosphate-dependent enzyme: MTQSKDLISDLTFRERIFHKESSMDRLARKNEWFARAEKVIPGGMYGHQSVKYLTEDFPLYFAKAKGTHLWDVDGNQYIDYVCGYGTNLFGYGNERIEQAAALQLQKIDTATGPSEVMVQLAEALTQQVSHADWAMFCKNGSDATSMAMVISRAYREKRKILVARGTYHGASPWNVPYTTGITKEDRAHVVYFEYNDLESLNAAVKSVDGDVAAIYATPFRHEVLYDQFFPSIEYAKECRRLADEQEALLVVDEVRTGLRLSRDCSWSDWGVHPDLSCWGKAIGGGYAIAAVLGSDKAREAATNIFVTGSYWLSAVPMAAAIETLRLVRETDYLEHTRRLADKLRAGLAEQAERHGFELKQTGPSVMPQMLFAGDDELVSRGRAWTSEVIKNGAYLHPWHNMFFTASHTDEDIARTLEATETAFGAIKQKAVAVSRLDILDTVQR
- a CDS encoding MFS transporter; translation: MSVEIKGIRKIALLYTGAVVWTPTYLLPFSIEESMARFGLSESTAGWLASAVLLCLSLSIIVFGRHTATLNKRTGALAAAALAVLSTCAMFSHNFHVFVAAKLVLGAALGVSCVCAYGVIAHVKHPEKVAAQVAVAMAIIFSCAMYVVPILNVKMGHIGVDAVQLAVVVAALFFGAFMHPAVNASEEAVAKDAIKSSDVRGMLISAFFIYVSQTALMGFAAEVAATRGVEAEQLGMLFMLNAALQLPVGVAVNWLGDRFGLFKPIALGLALLIACSLGMYCVGGKWAFLVSTALVSAGATLVAPYMVAALSQMDASGRSTATCASAINLGLAVGPAIAGTVFSVAGLRAVGWLSVGLLVVPMFLASVAIRQFKAKHAEAAVA